Part of the Sporosarcina sp. FSL K6-2383 genome is shown below.
TAGTGAAGGTGATGAGTCTAGTTAATTATTGGAGGGATAAAATGCAGAAACTTCTTTACCCACTTTGGATTCTTGGAATCGTACTACTATCAGCTTGTTCGTATGATAGCGAAAAAGCAGTAAAAAACGGAGATGTCATTAATATGAACGGCCCCGTTTATAACTTTCCAAACTTTGAATTATTCTTGGACAGTATTGAATCGGATAAGCGGGATTCAATACGGATTGCGAATTACACGCTCGAGGGGGATCCGACACTTTATAATTTGACTTTTGATGGTTCATTAATCCATTTTGAAATTGATCGCTCTAAAAATAACAACAGAGGAAATGATCCTGCCAAGGTTACTATGACCTGTACGAATCTTGTCACAGGGGATGGTCAACAAGTGCTTACATATACTCTGGAAGGCTGCAATCAGGATTCATTGTCTGAAGGCTTCATGCTATTAACTGTCTTGAAAGAGCAAATAGACGAGCATGAACACTAAGCGTAATCAATCGAGCGTAACCGTTTCAATTCCCACAATGGTGTTCAACAATAGCTTCTGCATAGTTAACCCATCCGTTACATAAATGAGCTGGGCCTGTTCATCTAGCTTAGTTAAGGTACCTGTTATATCAGCAAGCATCCCCTTGTTCCAGGTCTTGACTCGAATTTCACACTGCGATTGGTAAGCAATAGCTAACTGCTGTTGAAACTCTTGCAACGTCCATTCGTCTATATCCGGTTTTTCTTCGTAGCCATCTTCCCCAACCCACTCACGTAGCTTGGTCAAGTGTTCCGGTAACATCATCGCTGTCCATTTGATATGCCCGCGATCACGAATCATTTGCACGTCCTCCTTTCCATCATGCAAGAACATTAGTTCTTATTATAAATGTATTTATATACTTTTGGCAAGGTATTGTTTATGAGCTGTTATCACACAAAAATGAATTCAAACATACCCTGTATAAATGTGCTAATCACGCATATTTGAGATTATGAAGGAAGGATGTACTTATGGGTTCAACTACCGATTACACGTCACCAGCAACACAGTTCACTTTTGATATGAATAACAGTCCGCTTTTCAAAAAAGATAATCAAAATTTTATTAACGTACTTGGTATCGACCAATTAAACACG
Proteins encoded:
- a CDS encoding DUF4362 domain-containing protein translates to MQKLLYPLWILGIVLLSACSYDSEKAVKNGDVINMNGPVYNFPNFELFLDSIESDKRDSIRIANYTLEGDPTLYNLTFDGSLIHFEIDRSKNNNRGNDPAKVTMTCTNLVTGDGQQVLTYTLEGCNQDSLSEGFMLLTVLKEQIDEHEH
- a CDS encoding YolD-like family protein, translating into MIRDRGHIKWTAMMLPEHLTKLREWVGEDGYEEKPDIDEWTLQEFQQQLAIAYQSQCEIRVKTWNKGMLADITGTLTKLDEQAQLIYVTDGLTMQKLLLNTIVGIETVTLD